One window from the genome of Palaemon carinicauda isolate YSFRI2023 chromosome 24, ASM3689809v2, whole genome shotgun sequence encodes:
- the LOC137617929 gene encoding uncharacterized protein isoform X1, translated as MTGIKLVLAAVVLAMAVSVNCDPLGRLPRGAILLDENFAPIASIVDQAVTKHKGEAQIAQLRQRRDTGYAPAPVHHGTYKRGKVGPVYTFVKTDYNANFKWGVRHRAGSQYAGGYH; from the exons GTTTTAGCAGCCGTGGTTCTGGCAATGGCGGTATCTGTCAACTGTGACCCTCTAGGTCGCCTTCCGCGCGGGGCGATTCTTCTTGATGAAAACTTCG CACCCATAGCCTCCATAGTTGATCAAGCTGTAACAAAGCACAAGGGTGAAGCCCAAATAGCTCAACTACGCCAGCGAAGGGACACGGGCTATGCCCCTGCCCCTGTGCATCACGGTACCTACAAGAGGGGTAAAGTTGGACCAGTCTATACCTTCGTCAAAACTGACTACAACGCCAACTTCAAATGGGGAGTCCGCCATCGCGCTGGCAGCCAATATGCTGGAGGATATCATTAA
- the LOC137617929 gene encoding uncharacterized protein isoform X2 produces the protein MTGIKLVLAAVVLAMAVSVNCDPLGRLPRGAILLDENFAPESYEGSLGVPLDLLDNSSAVPRSPWVPSTLVRSRRSPGYGGPPIWVNTFAMTDYHGNFKWGVKHNVGHGHH, from the exons GTTTTAGCAGCCGTGGTTCTGGCAATGGCGGTATCTGTCAACTGTGACCCTCTAGGTCGCCTTCCGCGCGGGGCGATTCTTCTTGATGAAAACTTCG CACCCGAGTCCTACGAGGGCTCTTTGGGCGTCCCGCTGGACCTGCTCGACAACAGCAGCGCCGTCCCCCGGTCCCCGTGGGTCCCATCTACTCTGGTTCGATCCCGACGGTCTCCGGGCTATGGCGGTCCCCCTATCTGGGTGAATACGTTCGCGATGACGGACTACCATGGGAATTTCAAGTGGGGAGTCAAGCACAACGTGGGCCACGGGCACCACTGA